One segment of Streptomyces sp. NA02950 DNA contains the following:
- a CDS encoding Lrp/AsnC family transcriptional regulator yields the protein MVQAYILIQTEVGKASTVADVIAKLPGVIQAEDVTGPYDVIVRAQADTVDELGRMVVAKVQQVEGITRTLTCPVVHL from the coding sequence GTGGTACAGGCGTACATCCTGATCCAGACCGAGGTCGGCAAAGCGTCGACCGTGGCCGACGTCATCGCCAAACTGCCGGGAGTGATCCAGGCCGAGGACGTCACCGGACCGTACGACGTGATCGTGCGTGCCCAGGCCGACACGGTCGATGAGCTGGGCCGCATGGTGGTCGCCAAGGTCCAGCAAGTGGAGGGCATCACGCGAACCCTCACCTGCCCGGTAGTCCATCTGTAG
- a CDS encoding DUF3515 domain-containing protein, with product MNVAHRSSTRKFAPLAATAALVLFSVAGCSFTEDSDDSGAPAVPKPTKRAAALCRALHKELPGSVNGLKRRTAEPASDFTAVWGDPAVQLRCGVSRPAAMTTSTRSAGVNGVEWLPEKQDDGYRFTTVLRRAYVEVTVPKKYAPEVDPLIDLANAVKKTVPEGVA from the coding sequence GTGAATGTCGCACACCGTAGTTCCACTCGGAAGTTCGCCCCGCTGGCCGCCACCGCGGCCTTGGTCCTGTTCTCGGTGGCCGGCTGCTCGTTCACCGAAGATTCCGACGACTCCGGAGCGCCGGCGGTTCCCAAGCCGACGAAGCGGGCGGCCGCGTTGTGCCGGGCGCTGCACAAGGAGCTTCCCGGCAGTGTCAACGGGCTGAAGCGGCGCACCGCCGAGCCCGCTTCGGACTTCACCGCCGTCTGGGGGGACCCCGCCGTACAGCTGCGCTGCGGGGTCTCCCGCCCGGCCGCGATGACGACCTCGACCCGGTCCGCCGGTGTCAACGGCGTCGAGTGGCTGCCCGAGAAGCAGGACGATGGCTATCGCTTCACCACGGTACTGCGCCGGGCGTATGTCGAGGTGACGGTGCCGAAGAAGTACGCGCCCGAGGTCGATCCGCTGATCGACCTCGCGAACGCCGTCAAGAAGACCGTGCCCGAGGGCGTGGCCTAG
- a CDS encoding D-alanine--D-alanine ligase family protein, with the protein MSSQTPSPRPVPASSEGEPRKPRVAVVFGGRSSEHAISVVTAGAVLRAIDREKYDVLPIGITSDGRWALTADEPERMAIANRELPTVAGLAESAEGSVVLPVDPGSREVVYSEPGSVPKVLGDVDVVFPMLHGPYGEDGTLQGLLELSGVPYVGAGVLASAVGMDKEYMKRVFVSFGLPVGPYEVIRPREWEKDPSAARRKIVDFAQEHGWPLFVKPARAGSSIGITKVDDAAGLDAAVEEARVHDPKVIVEALLRGREIECGVLEFEDGPRASVPAEIPPVSAHDFYDFEAKYIDSADGVVPAPLTEEETRRVQELAVRAFDAVSCEGLVRADFFLLDNGEFVINEVNTMPGFTPISMYPRMWQESGVSYPELVDRLIQAALRRSTGLR; encoded by the coding sequence ATGAGCAGCCAGACCCCTTCCCCACGCCCTGTCCCGGCCTCCTCCGAAGGCGAGCCGCGGAAGCCGCGCGTCGCCGTCGTCTTCGGCGGCCGCAGCTCCGAGCACGCCATCTCCGTGGTCACCGCGGGCGCCGTGCTGCGGGCGATCGACCGCGAGAAGTACGACGTGCTGCCGATCGGCATCACCTCGGACGGCCGTTGGGCACTGACCGCCGACGAACCCGAGCGGATGGCCATCGCCAACCGCGAGCTGCCGACCGTGGCCGGGCTCGCCGAGTCCGCCGAGGGCTCGGTCGTGCTCCCCGTCGACCCGGGCAGCCGTGAGGTCGTCTACAGCGAGCCCGGCTCGGTGCCCAAGGTGCTGGGCGACGTCGACGTGGTCTTCCCGATGCTGCACGGCCCCTACGGCGAGGACGGCACCCTCCAGGGGCTGCTGGAGCTGTCCGGGGTGCCCTATGTGGGCGCGGGCGTACTCGCCTCCGCCGTCGGCATGGACAAGGAGTACATGAAGCGCGTGTTCGTCTCCTTCGGGCTGCCGGTCGGCCCGTACGAGGTGATCCGCCCCCGCGAGTGGGAGAAGGACCCCTCCGCCGCCCGCCGCAAGATCGTGGACTTCGCTCAGGAGCACGGCTGGCCGCTCTTCGTGAAGCCCGCCCGCGCCGGTTCGTCCATCGGCATCACCAAGGTCGACGACGCCGCCGGACTCGACGCGGCCGTTGAGGAGGCACGGGTCCACGACCCCAAGGTCATCGTGGAGGCGCTGCTGCGCGGCCGCGAGATCGAATGCGGGGTGCTGGAGTTCGAGGACGGTCCGCGCGCCAGCGTGCCCGCCGAGATCCCGCCGGTCTCCGCCCACGACTTCTACGACTTCGAGGCCAAGTACATCGACTCGGCCGACGGCGTGGTGCCCGCACCGCTCACCGAGGAGGAGACCCGGCGGGTCCAGGAGCTCGCGGTGCGGGCGTTCGACGCGGTGTCCTGCGAGGGCCTGGTGCGCGCCGACTTCTTCCTGCTGGACAACGGCGAGTTCGTGATCAACGAGGTGAACACCATGCCCGGGTTCACGCCGATCTCGATGTACCCGCGCATGTGGCAGGAGAGCGGCGTCAGCTACCCGGAACTGGTCGACCGGCTGATCCAGGCCGCGCTGCGCCGCTCCACGGGGCTGCGCTAG
- a CDS encoding NAD(P)H-dependent glycerol-3-phosphate dehydrogenase: MTRCAVFGTGSWGTAFAMVLADAGCEVTLWGRRAGLVDAINTGRTNPDYLPGTELPRGVRATTDPAEAARDAEFTVLAVPSQTLRDNLAGWAPLLPADTVLVSLMKGVELGTAKRMSEVIEEVVGKASPGTDVAGRVAVLTGPNLAREIAARQPAASVVACRDEDVARRLQTACHTPYFRPYTNTDVVGCELGGAVKNVIALAVGIADGMGLGDNAKASLITRGLAETTRLGLAMGADAHTFAGLAGMGDLVATCSSPLSRNHTFGTNLGRGMTLEETIAVTRQTAEGVKSCESVADLARRHDVDMPITETVVGIVHDGKQPLVALKELMSRSAKAERH; encoded by the coding sequence GTGACGCGCTGCGCCGTCTTCGGCACCGGCTCCTGGGGCACCGCCTTCGCGATGGTGCTCGCCGACGCCGGGTGCGAGGTGACGCTGTGGGGCCGCCGCGCCGGGCTGGTGGACGCCATCAACACCGGCCGCACCAACCCCGACTATCTCCCCGGCACCGAGCTGCCGCGCGGGGTGCGGGCCACCACCGACCCGGCCGAGGCCGCCCGGGACGCCGAGTTCACCGTGCTCGCGGTGCCCTCCCAGACGCTGCGCGACAACCTCGCCGGATGGGCACCGCTGCTGCCCGCCGACACCGTGCTGGTCTCCCTGATGAAGGGCGTCGAACTCGGCACCGCAAAGCGGATGAGCGAGGTCATCGAGGAGGTCGTCGGCAAGGCGTCGCCCGGTACCGACGTGGCCGGGCGGGTGGCCGTGCTCACCGGCCCCAACCTGGCCCGGGAGATCGCCGCCCGGCAGCCCGCCGCGTCCGTCGTGGCCTGCCGCGACGAGGACGTGGCCCGCCGCCTCCAGACCGCCTGCCACACCCCGTACTTCCGCCCCTACACCAACACCGACGTGGTCGGCTGCGAACTGGGCGGCGCCGTGAAGAACGTGATCGCGCTGGCCGTGGGCATCGCCGACGGCATGGGCCTGGGCGACAACGCCAAGGCGTCGCTGATCACCCGCGGGCTGGCCGAAACGACCCGGCTGGGTCTGGCGATGGGCGCCGACGCCCACACCTTCGCGGGCCTGGCGGGCATGGGCGACCTCGTCGCCACCTGCTCCTCACCGCTCTCCCGCAACCACACCTTCGGCACCAACCTGGGCCGCGGGATGACGCTGGAGGAGACCATCGCGGTCACCCGGCAGACCGCGGAGGGCGTCAAGTCGTGCGAGTCCGTAGCCGATCTCGCCCGGCGCCACGACGTCGACATGCCCATCACCGAAACCGTGGTCGGCATCGTGCACGACGGCAAACAGCCGCTGGTCGCACTCAAAGAGCTGATGTCCCGCAGCGCCAAGGCCGAGCGGCACTGA
- a CDS encoding 1-acyl-sn-glycerol-3-phosphate acyltransferase — MSGRRIGIWYRMAAVLVKPPLVVLFKRDWHGMEHIPADGGFITAINHNSYLDPLSYAHFQYNTGRVPRFLAKAALFKGSFVGTFLRGTGQIPVYRESTDAATAFRAAVDAINKGECVAFYPEGTLTRDPEMWPMRGKTGAARVALLTKAPVIPIAQWGANEAVPPYAKEKKVRLFPRKTLRVHAGPPVDLSAYYGQEPTAEVLRGATDTIMAAITDLLAEVRGEAVPDRTKNFRAVRPHAADQPRPVAEEESK, encoded by the coding sequence GTGTCCGGCCGCAGAATCGGCATCTGGTACCGCATGGCAGCGGTCTTGGTCAAACCGCCGCTGGTGGTTCTGTTCAAGCGGGACTGGCACGGAATGGAGCACATTCCCGCCGACGGTGGATTTATCACCGCGATCAACCACAACTCGTATCTCGACCCGCTCTCCTACGCGCACTTCCAGTACAACACCGGACGAGTGCCGCGCTTCCTCGCCAAGGCCGCGCTCTTCAAGGGCAGCTTTGTCGGAACCTTCCTGCGCGGCACCGGCCAGATCCCGGTGTACCGCGAGTCGACCGACGCGGCCACCGCCTTCCGGGCCGCCGTGGACGCCATCAACAAGGGCGAGTGCGTGGCCTTCTACCCCGAGGGCACCCTCACCCGGGACCCCGAGATGTGGCCGATGCGGGGCAAGACCGGCGCGGCCCGCGTCGCGCTGCTCACCAAGGCGCCCGTCATCCCCATCGCCCAGTGGGGCGCCAACGAGGCCGTACCGCCGTACGCCAAGGAGAAGAAGGTCCGCCTCTTCCCGCGCAAGACCCTCAGGGTGCACGCCGGACCGCCGGTGGACCTGTCCGCGTACTACGGCCAGGAGCCCACCGCCGAGGTGCTGCGGGGCGCCACCGACACCATCATGGCCGCCATCACCGACCTCCTCGCCGAGGTGCGCGGAGAGGCCGTGCCCGACCGGACCAAGAACTTCCGGGCCGTCCGCCCCCACGCCGCCGATCAGCCGCGCCCCGTGGCCGAAGAGGAGAGCAAGTGA
- the cofC gene encoding 2-phospho-L-lactate guanylyltransferase: MAWTLVVPLKPLARAKSRLSGAAGDDLRPGLALAFALDTVTAALAAGLVRGVTVVTDDPLAGRELSALGARILPDPPGSGLNAALAHGARAVREERPGAAVAALNADLPALRPAELDQVLDVASGLPRAFLADAAGVGTTLLSAAPGSGLAPAFGGPSRARHRASGAREIELAGVDSVRRDVDTGEDLRAALALGVGPYTARRLRPAAPSGPEPGPVPASGARPPAPERPAARAEDSP; this comes from the coding sequence GTGGCGTGGACGCTGGTGGTGCCGCTGAAACCCCTGGCACGGGCCAAGAGCCGGCTCTCCGGGGCCGCCGGGGACGACCTCCGGCCGGGTCTCGCGCTGGCGTTCGCGCTCGACACGGTGACGGCGGCGCTGGCGGCCGGGCTGGTGCGGGGGGTGACCGTGGTCACCGACGACCCGCTCGCCGGGCGTGAGCTGTCGGCGCTGGGCGCCCGGATCCTGCCCGACCCACCGGGAAGCGGACTGAACGCGGCGCTCGCGCACGGCGCCCGCGCGGTCCGGGAGGAACGCCCAGGAGCCGCCGTAGCGGCGCTGAACGCCGATCTCCCGGCCTTGCGGCCCGCGGAGCTCGACCAGGTGCTCGACGTCGCCTCCGGGCTCCCACGCGCCTTTCTGGCGGATGCGGCGGGGGTGGGCACGACCCTGCTCTCGGCGGCGCCGGGCAGCGGTCTTGCACCGGCCTTCGGCGGGCCCTCCCGGGCTCGGCACCGGGCGTCGGGGGCACGGGAGATCGAACTGGCCGGGGTGGACTCGGTACGGCGCGATGTGGACACCGGCGAGGACCTGCGCGCGGCACTGGCGCTGGGCGTGGGTCCGTACACCGCCCGCCGCTTGCGCCCCGCGGCCCCGTCCGGCCCGGAGCCGGGGCCCGTTCCCGCGTCCGGCGCCCGGCCGCCCGCTCCGGAACGGCCCGCGGCGAGGGCTGAGGACAGCCCTTAG
- a CDS encoding HU family DNA-binding protein translates to MNKAQLVEAIADKLGGRQNAAEAVDAVLDAIVRAVVGGDRVSVTGFGSFEKVERPARYARNPQTGERVRVKKTSVPRFRAGQGFKDLVSGSKKLPRGGEVAVKKAPKGSLQVAAKKAAAKKVTAKKAAAKKATAKKAPAKKTTAKKAAAKKAPAKKTTAKKAAAKKTTAKKAPARKTTARKTTAKKTTARKR, encoded by the coding sequence GTGAACAAGGCGCAGCTCGTAGAAGCGATTGCCGACAAGCTCGGCGGCCGGCAGAACGCCGCCGAGGCGGTCGACGCGGTCCTGGACGCCATCGTCCGCGCGGTCGTCGGCGGTGATCGAGTTTCGGTCACCGGATTCGGTTCGTTCGAGAAGGTGGAACGTCCCGCCCGGTACGCCCGGAACCCGCAGACCGGGGAGCGGGTCCGGGTCAAGAAGACCTCCGTGCCCCGCTTCCGCGCGGGCCAGGGCTTCAAGGACCTGGTGAGCGGCTCGAAGAAGCTGCCGCGCGGTGGCGAGGTCGCCGTGAAGAAGGCTCCCAAGGGAAGCCTCCAGGTCGCCGCGAAGAAGGCCGCGGCCAAGAAGGTCACCGCGAAGAAGGCGGCGGCGAAGAAGGCCACGGCGAAGAAGGCCCCGGCCAAGAAGACCACCGCCAAGAAGGCGGCGGCGAAGAAGGCCCCGGCCAAGAAGACCACCGCCAAGAAGGCGGCGGCCAAGAAGACCACGGCGAAGAAGGCCCCCGCGCGCAAGACCACCGCGCGCAAGACCACGGCCAAGAAGACCACCGCCAGGAAGCGCTAG
- the leuD gene encoding 3-isopropylmalate dehydratase small subunit — protein sequence MEAFTTHTGRAVPLRRSNVDTDQIIPAHWLKKVTRDGFEDGLFEAWRKDPEFVLNRPEHKGGTVLVAGPDFGTGSSREHAVWALQNYGFKAVISSRFADIFRGNSLKNGLLTVVLPQETVDRLWQLVESDPSAEVTVDLVDRQVRAQGITADFELDENARWRLLEGLDDISLTLREEADIAAYESRRPSFKPRTVEV from the coding sequence ATGGAAGCATTCACCACGCACACCGGCCGGGCCGTCCCGCTGCGCCGCAGCAACGTCGACACCGACCAGATCATTCCCGCCCACTGGCTCAAGAAGGTCACCCGCGACGGCTTCGAGGACGGGCTGTTCGAGGCATGGCGCAAGGACCCGGAGTTCGTGCTCAACCGCCCCGAGCACAAGGGCGGGACCGTCCTCGTGGCCGGTCCGGACTTCGGCACCGGCTCCTCGCGTGAGCACGCGGTATGGGCGTTGCAGAACTACGGTTTCAAGGCCGTCATCTCGTCCCGCTTCGCCGACATCTTCCGCGGCAACTCGCTCAAGAACGGCCTGCTGACCGTCGTACTGCCGCAGGAGACGGTGGACCGGCTGTGGCAGCTGGTGGAGTCCGACCCGTCCGCGGAGGTCACCGTGGACCTCGTCGACCGCCAGGTGCGTGCTCAAGGCATCACGGCTGATTTTGAACTTGACGAGAACGCCCGATGGCGGCTGCTGGAGGGTCTGGACGACATCAGTCTCACCCTCAGGGAGGAGGCCGACATCGCCGCGTACGAGTCCCGTCGTCCTTCCTTCAAGCCCCGTACGGTGGAGGTCTGA